A window of the Bacillus sp. A301a_S52 genome harbors these coding sequences:
- the cadA gene encoding cadmium-translocating P-type ATPase, giving the protein MKKKVKRMSNEQQFKIDGFSCANCAARFERNVKKLPGVKEAKVNFPAEKIVIDGEISIQELEQAGAFENLKVRSTDEEEKGHRSLWRKDRLQVSLSAILAALGWTFHIMLHDQHVVPVTLFLMSIIVGGYAMFWQGLKNLRQLVFDMKTLMTIAIIGASLIGEWGEAAVVVVLFAISEALETYSMDRARKSIRSLVEKGPKEARVVTHGQEEMVLVEDVGVGTEISVRPGEKIPLDGDIIAGASTLNEAAITGESIPVDKSIGDPVYAGTLNEEGLLTIRVTKYVKDTTLAKIIHLVEEAQGERAPAQQFIDKFAAYYTPAIMLLAFFLMVGPPLLLNASWGEWIYLGLATLVVGCPCALVISTPVAIVTAIGNSAKQGILIKGGIYLEKAGKLNSLAFDKTGTLTKGMPVVTDILPEEGVSGDELLTIIYHVEKQSNHPLAKTLVSYASGHLQSLKDLPIANVEAITGKGMKVDINGETVFAASPTYVQDHYPHTLSDVMKYKLQCLEQQGKTTVVIGAESRLFGLAALRDDVREESKAVVSALKQLGITELIMLTGDQRYTAEAIGKEAGGLQVMSNLLPDEKLREINRLKNKDKTIAMVGDGMNDAPALARADLGIAMGGIGTDTALETADIALMSDDLKKIPYLIKLSRKTLTIIKQNIAFSLGLKILALMLVPFGWLTLWIAIMADMGATLLVTLNSLRLLKK; this is encoded by the coding sequence ATGAAAAAGAAGGTAAAGCGGATGTCTAATGAACAACAATTTAAAATAGACGGATTTTCATGTGCAAACTGTGCTGCTCGGTTTGAAAGAAACGTAAAAAAACTTCCAGGTGTAAAAGAGGCCAAAGTAAATTTTCCTGCTGAAAAAATTGTCATAGATGGAGAAATATCTATCCAAGAACTTGAGCAAGCAGGAGCATTTGAAAATTTAAAGGTAAGATCAACTGATGAGGAAGAGAAAGGGCACCGTTCTTTATGGCGTAAGGATCGATTACAGGTATCTTTATCAGCTATACTCGCTGCGTTAGGTTGGACCTTTCACATTATGTTACACGACCAGCATGTCGTTCCTGTCACGTTATTTTTAATGAGTATCATAGTTGGTGGCTATGCCATGTTTTGGCAAGGATTAAAAAACCTGCGTCAGCTCGTTTTTGATATGAAGACTCTTATGACGATTGCTATTATAGGGGCGTCCTTAATTGGGGAATGGGGTGAAGCCGCTGTTGTCGTTGTATTATTTGCTATTAGTGAAGCTTTAGAAACGTATTCAATGGACAGAGCAAGAAAATCTATACGATCATTAGTTGAGAAAGGCCCGAAGGAAGCAAGAGTTGTGACTCACGGGCAAGAAGAGATGGTGTTAGTCGAAGATGTGGGGGTAGGAACAGAGATAAGTGTACGACCAGGGGAAAAAATCCCGTTGGACGGTGATATCATCGCTGGGGCCTCCACACTAAACGAGGCAGCTATTACAGGAGAAAGTATTCCTGTGGATAAATCGATAGGTGATCCTGTTTATGCAGGAACACTAAATGAAGAAGGCTTATTAACGATTCGCGTTACCAAGTATGTGAAAGATACGACGTTAGCGAAGATTATTCATCTTGTAGAAGAAGCCCAAGGTGAGAGAGCTCCTGCACAACAATTTATTGATAAATTTGCGGCTTACTATACACCCGCTATTATGTTGCTGGCATTTTTTCTCATGGTTGGCCCACCGTTGTTGTTGAATGCTTCTTGGGGGGAGTGGATTTACTTAGGACTTGCCACACTCGTTGTCGGGTGTCCGTGTGCATTAGTGATTTCGACACCTGTGGCAATTGTGACAGCGATTGGCAACAGCGCAAAACAAGGAATTCTTATAAAGGGTGGTATTTACCTTGAGAAAGCGGGTAAGTTGAATTCGCTAGCCTTTGATAAAACGGGAACTTTGACGAAAGGGATGCCGGTAGTAACTGATATTTTGCCTGAAGAGGGTGTATCTGGAGATGAGTTATTAACGATTATCTATCATGTTGAAAAACAATCGAATCACCCACTAGCTAAGACATTAGTTTCTTACGCTTCTGGGCATTTGCAGAGCCTGAAAGATCTTCCGATAGCTAATGTAGAAGCCATAACAGGAAAAGGAATGAAAGTAGATATTAATGGCGAAACTGTCTTTGCAGCAAGTCCAACTTATGTGCAAGATCATTATCCTCACACGCTTAGCGACGTTATGAAATATAAGCTTCAATGTCTTGAACAACAAGGGAAAACAACAGTAGTTATCGGGGCAGAATCACGCCTTTTTGGACTTGCGGCCCTGAGAGATGATGTGAGAGAGGAATCAAAAGCGGTCGTGTCTGCTTTGAAGCAGCTAGGAATTACAGAATTAATAATGTTGACTGGGGATCAGCGCTATACTGCTGAAGCGATTGGGAAGGAGGCAGGAGGGCTTCAAGTGATGTCGAATCTCCTCCCTGATGAGAAACTTCGAGAGATTAATAGGTTAAAAAACAAAGATAAAACCATTGCTATGGTAGGAGATGGGATGAACGATGCGCCTGCATTAGCGAGGGCAGACTTAGGTATAGCGATGGGAGGGATAGGAACAGATACGGCATTAGAGACAGCTGATATCGCTCTAATGAGTGATGACTTGAAGAAAATCCCTTATCTCATTAAGTTAAGTAGAAAAACATTAACTATAATAAAGCAAAACATTGCTTTTTCACTAGGGTTGAAGATACTTGCCCTTATGCTTGTTCCTTTCGGATGGTTGACCTTATGGATCGCCATTATGGCAGATATGGGAGCAACCCTACTTGTCACATTGAATAGCTTACGGCTATTAAAGAAATAG
- a CDS encoding flavin reductase family protein, translating to MLKSTSQLVLHSYPGLIALVTAKDADQANMMAAGWHSYMSVSPPIYGVAIGKERFTYELIQNSGTFAINFVSAEYAHFIEIAGKTSGRDVNKLEKMMAKWQAGKATGAPILENAYVAYECTVRDCKTYGDHDWMSGDIKLFYKNDDLFEENGLPNFSKLQIPLFLGQSNYLIADNGTTTKHIQLETENT from the coding sequence ATGCTAAAAAGTACATCTCAATTAGTGTTACACAGCTACCCTGGGCTCATTGCGCTCGTAACAGCCAAAGATGCTGATCAAGCAAATATGATGGCAGCAGGTTGGCATTCTTATATGTCCGTATCCCCCCCAATATACGGAGTAGCAATAGGAAAAGAGCGATTTACATATGAACTTATTCAAAACAGCGGTACCTTTGCTATTAACTTCGTGTCTGCAGAATATGCCCATTTCATTGAAATTGCCGGTAAAACGAGTGGGCGAGACGTAAATAAACTGGAAAAAATGATGGCAAAGTGGCAGGCAGGCAAAGCAACTGGTGCACCTATTCTTGAAAATGCCTATGTGGCTTACGAATGTACCGTGAGAGACTGCAAAACATATGGGGATCATGATTGGATGAGTGGGGATATAAAACTGTTTTACAAAAATGACGATTTGTTTGAGGAAAATGGATTGCCGAATTTCTCAAAACTGCAAATTCCACTTTTTCTTGGTCAGTCTAATTATTTAATTGCGGATAATGGCACAACGACGAAACACATTCAACTTGAAACTGAAAACACCTAA
- a CDS encoding GNAT family N-acetyltransferase, translating into MLIRPVKVEDAYAFLNLCNEIDESGWMLYEPGERKTTVAEQEKQLEKIIAQQNSIILVCEEKEVLIGYIGAFGGTVNRTRHGAYLVLGVSSRHRGKGVASQLFKRLFNWAKEKQLTRLELTAIKENSKAVNLYKKMGFVIEGDRKHSLMIDGEPVDEYCFYKLL; encoded by the coding sequence TTGTTAATCAGACCAGTTAAAGTGGAAGATGCATATGCATTTCTTAATCTATGCAATGAAATAGATGAGTCAGGATGGATGTTATATGAACCAGGGGAAAGAAAAACAACGGTAGCGGAACAAGAAAAACAATTGGAGAAAATAATAGCTCAACAAAACTCAATTATTCTCGTATGTGAAGAAAAAGAGGTGCTTATTGGCTACATAGGAGCTTTTGGGGGAACTGTTAATCGTACAAGGCATGGGGCTTACTTAGTTTTGGGTGTTAGTTCAAGGCATCGGGGGAAAGGTGTTGCGTCACAATTATTTAAAAGATTATTTAATTGGGCAAAGGAAAAGCAATTGACACGACTCGAGTTAACAGCCATTAAAGAAAATAGCAAGGCCGTTAATTTGTACAAAAAAATGGGGTTTGTTATAGAAGGAGATAGAAAGCATTCGTTAATGATTGACGGAGAGCCTGTTGATGAATATTGCTTTTACAAGCTGTTGTAG
- a CDS encoding GerMN domain-containing protein, with the protein MKKLTGLCLAISVIFVLAACNQNEDTTSNESNTLNDTNDVANNEENTSNDDNATNENDTTVNNSSVEEKANNEDNSNATDEAGTIDNLTLYFSDDQLMHTYRIESGVSVTDNEAGALEAMQLWAAGPTHENLFPLLPEGTTVDSVKFDDEAAYVSFSVEINEANFGSSGELMMTEQVAMMMEQFGYDETVILIDGQEPGQILSHMESSEPIPANEPEDYEWID; encoded by the coding sequence ATGAAAAAGTTAACAGGCTTATGTCTAGCAATAAGTGTCATTTTCGTATTGGCTGCATGTAATCAAAATGAGGACACGACTAGTAATGAAAGCAACACGTTAAATGACACTAATGACGTGGCGAATAACGAAGAGAATACTAGCAATGACGACAATGCTACTAACGAAAACGATACGACTGTAAATAACAGTTCTGTTGAAGAAAAAGCAAATAATGAAGACAATAGTAATGCTACTGACGAAGCTGGCACTATTGACAACTTAACACTTTATTTTTCTGATGATCAACTCATGCATACGTATCGCATAGAATCAGGTGTAAGTGTCACAGATAACGAAGCTGGCGCATTAGAAGCTATGCAGTTATGGGCAGCAGGTCCAACGCACGAGAATTTATTTCCTCTTTTACCCGAAGGAACAACCGTTGATTCTGTTAAATTCGATGACGAGGCAGCATACGTGTCATTCTCTGTAGAGATTAATGAAGCTAACTTCGGCTCAAGCGGTGAGCTGATGATGACAGAGCAAGTGGCCATGATGATGGAACAGTTCGGCTATGATGAAACAGTTATCCTTATCGACGGTCAAGAACCAGGGCAAATATTAAGTCATATGGAATCTTCTGAGCCAATTCCAGCTAACGAGCCTGAAGATTATGAATGGATTGACTAA
- a CDS encoding glycine/betaine ABC transporter, whose amino-acid sequence MKMKKLGVLAGMSLALIAAGCGTNDGNNTENNNNNEGAGADVGEELNYTITGIDAGAGIMGAAEEALEVYDLDEWQVQASSDAAMTQALGDAYDNEEPIIVTGWTPHWKFAAYDLKYLEDPEGVFGEAEDIHTFVREGLEEDMPEAYQVLDNFQWTEEDMGEIMMAIQEGTDDREAARAWVEENEDKVNEWTEGVDPVDGETIDLVFVAWDSEIASTNMIAVVLEDLGYEVNMDPLEANFMFQAIAEGEADAMVAAWLPGTHSHLLEDYGDDMVDLGANLEGAAIGLVVPEYMDIDSIEDLQ is encoded by the coding sequence ATGAAAATGAAAAAACTTGGCGTATTAGCCGGAATGTCATTAGCATTAATTGCCGCAGGTTGTGGAACAAACGATGGCAATAACACAGAAAATAACAATAATAATGAAGGTGCTGGTGCTGATGTAGGCGAAGAACTCAACTACACGATCACAGGTATCGATGCAGGTGCCGGAATTATGGGAGCTGCTGAGGAAGCTCTTGAGGTTTACGATCTTGATGAGTGGCAAGTTCAAGCAAGCTCTGATGCGGCTATGACACAAGCACTTGGTGATGCTTACGACAATGAAGAGCCTATCATTGTGACTGGGTGGACACCTCACTGGAAATTTGCTGCTTATGACTTAAAATACCTTGAGGATCCAGAAGGCGTTTTCGGTGAAGCTGAAGATATTCACACTTTCGTACGTGAAGGTCTTGAAGAAGATATGCCTGAAGCTTATCAAGTATTAGATAACTTCCAATGGACTGAAGAAGACATGGGTGAAATTATGATGGCCATCCAAGAAGGTACTGATGATCGTGAAGCAGCCCGTGCATGGGTTGAAGAGAATGAAGATAAAGTGAATGAATGGACTGAAGGGGTCGATCCAGTTGACGGTGAAACCATCGACCTTGTGTTCGTAGCATGGGATTCTGAAATTGCGTCTACTAACATGATCGCTGTTGTCCTTGAAGACCTTGGTTATGAAGTCAATATGGACCCACTAGAAGCAAACTTTATGTTCCAAGCAATTGCAGAAGGTGAAGCTGATGCAATGGTAGCAGCATGGTTACCTGGCACGCATTCACATCTATTAGAAGATTACGGTGATGACATGGTTGATCTTGGTGCAAACCTTGAAGGTGCAGCTATCGGTCTTGTCGTTCCAGAATATATGGACATTGATTCAATTGAAGACCTTCAATAA
- a CDS encoding proline/glycine betaine ABC transporter permease, which translates to MIADLWRNFIQWIANITEPVYDFFDGLLAFLPAIGFGDWVASFVDWLRNDAPLSEPFFDGLRSFIAFVADDIFLSIFQLIPPIIFILALTFLAYRLMPRSYGLPILVFFGLLLIQSIGYWNDMLITLSLVLTATLISIIIGIPIGIWMARNDTVRAIVTPVLDFMQTMPAFVYLIPAVAFFSIGIVSGVVASVIFAMPPTVRLTNLGIRQVPTELIEASDSFGSTPKQKLYKVQLPMAKTTIMAGVNQTIMLALSMVVIAAMIGTDGIGRQVYYAVGRNDISMGFEAGICLVILAIILDRLTQAFNKPKNA; encoded by the coding sequence ATGATAGCTGACTTATGGCGTAATTTTATTCAATGGATCGCAAACATAACTGAACCTGTTTATGATTTCTTTGATGGTCTTTTAGCTTTTTTACCCGCAATTGGATTTGGTGATTGGGTGGCATCATTTGTTGACTGGCTTCGAAATGATGCGCCTCTATCTGAGCCATTTTTCGATGGCTTGCGTAGCTTTATCGCATTTGTTGCAGACGATATTTTCTTAAGTATCTTTCAGCTCATTCCACCCATTATCTTTATTTTAGCATTAACTTTTCTAGCATATAGGTTGATGCCCCGGTCTTACGGGTTACCGATCCTTGTCTTTTTCGGGTTACTTTTAATCCAAAGTATCGGCTACTGGAATGACATGCTTATTACGCTGTCACTCGTCTTAACAGCAACATTAATTTCAATTATTATTGGTATTCCAATCGGTATATGGATGGCCCGCAACGATACAGTGCGCGCTATCGTGACACCCGTTTTAGACTTTATGCAAACAATGCCGGCCTTCGTGTACCTTATTCCGGCAGTTGCATTTTTCTCAATCGGTATCGTGTCAGGTGTTGTGGCATCAGTGATTTTCGCCATGCCCCCTACAGTGAGACTGACAAACCTTGGTATTCGCCAAGTTCCGACTGAGTTAATTGAAGCATCTGATTCTTTCGGATCAACACCGAAGCAAAAATTGTATAAAGTTCAATTACCAATGGCTAAAACGACCATTATGGCTGGTGTGAACCAAACGATCATGCTTGCTTTATCAATGGTTGTTATTGCCGCAATGATTGGAACAGATGGTATTGGACGTCAAGTGTATTATGCCGTGGGGCGAAATGATATTTCTATGGGATTTGAAGCAGGTATCTGCCTCGTAATTCTTGCAATTATTCTCGATCGGTTAACACAAGCTTTTAACAAACCAAAGAATGCTTAA